The following are from one region of the Silene latifolia isolate original U9 population chromosome 9, ASM4854445v1, whole genome shotgun sequence genome:
- the LOC141600342 gene encoding uncharacterized protein LOC141600342, with translation MGGKRRGNQGKDKGKMKVGVEGSKKETVTEKEQAARKETETEKEEQGAIMDTEKQQQKQKEVEEQGARKETETETGEDDLLDRCVFLVRTRNTNFPSQPPTEKSVLRRPLCLQEDFHYIDLRTKFVIPNYFPSLINCVGTGTMLMFDNRQVYILGDIDPFRPRIPHTHNEFNNHIHKHTGSSRTSISNCWKPFVISDSNRKLVNPAVLSNKLYCLGYPCLRPEVYDPHASNSKITSSLSIQTNIFLILLPTISTLLPGCIFYGI, from the exons ATGGGTGGCAAAAGAAGAGGGAATCAAGGGAAGGATAAAGGAAAGATGAAGGTGGGGGTTGAAGGTTCGAAAAAGGAGACGGTTACGGAGAAGGAGCAAGCTGCGAGAAAGGAGACGGAGACGGAGAAGGAGGAGCAAGGTGCGATTATGGATACGGAGAAGCAGCAGCAGAAGCAGAAGGAGGTGGAAGAGCAAGGTGCAAGAAAGGAGACGGAGACGGAGACGGGGGAAGACGATTTGCTTGATCGTTGCGTTTTCCTAGTTCGAACACGGAACACAAATTTTCCATCACAACCACCAACTGAAAAGTCCGTTTTGAGACGACCCCTTTGTCTTCAGGAAGATTTCCACTATATTGACCTAAGGACGAAATTTGTTATCCCAAATTACTTTCCTTCCCTAATCAACTGTGTCGGAACTGGGACTATGTTGATGTTTGATAACCGCCAAGTCTACATTTTAGGAGACATTGACCCATTCCGGCCGCGGATCCCGCACACCCACAATGAGTTCAACAACCACATCCACAAACATACGGGTTCATCTCGCACGTCTATATCTAATTGTTGGAAACCCTTCGTGATTTCTGACAGCAACCGAAAGTTGGTCAATCCTGCTGTATTATCCAATAAATTGTATTGCCTTGGTTACCCATGTCTTCGTCCTGAGGTTTATGACCCTCATGCATCCAATTCCAAG ATAACATCATCTTTATCCATTCAGACCAATATTTTCCTGATTTTGCTGCCTACGATATCAACACTTCTACCTGGTTGCATATTCTATGGGATTTAA